The following are encoded together in the Mesoterricola sediminis genome:
- the rpsB gene encoding 30S ribosomal protein S2 → MAAIQMKELLEAGVHFGHQTKRWNPKMKKYIFGARNSIYIIDLQKTLRLWNTAANFLTKAASEGKTFLFVATKPQAQELIAEQAQRCGAFYVNNRWLGGMLTNFATIKKSLDKLRDIEATLNDPARTAQLSKKEILNLNRAKAKLEASFAGIRDMRNVPDVIFVIDPHREDIAITEAAKLGIKIVGLVDTNCDPDKIDYVIPANDDAIRSILLFSERVADSVLEGRQSFQDKGDNEQMKAMMAEKMNEGAEA, encoded by the coding sequence ATGGCTGCCATCCAGATGAAGGAACTGCTCGAAGCCGGCGTGCACTTCGGGCACCAGACGAAGCGCTGGAACCCCAAGATGAAGAAGTACATCTTCGGCGCGCGCAACAGCATCTACATCATCGACCTCCAGAAGACCCTGCGCCTCTGGAACACCGCCGCCAACTTCCTGACCAAGGCCGCCAGCGAGGGCAAGACCTTCCTGTTCGTCGCCACCAAGCCCCAGGCCCAGGAGCTCATCGCCGAGCAGGCCCAGCGCTGCGGCGCCTTCTACGTGAACAACCGGTGGCTGGGCGGCATGCTCACCAACTTTGCCACCATCAAGAAGTCCCTGGACAAGCTGCGCGACATCGAGGCGACCCTGAACGATCCCGCCCGCACCGCCCAGCTCTCCAAGAAGGAGATCCTGAACCTGAACCGGGCCAAGGCCAAGCTGGAAGCCAGCTTCGCCGGCATCCGCGACATGCGCAACGTGCCCGACGTCATCTTCGTGATCGATCCCCACCGCGAGGACATCGCCATCACCGAGGCCGCCAAGCTGGGCATCAAGATCGTCGGCCTGGTCGACACCAACTGCGACCCCGACAAGATCGACTACGTGATCCCCGCCAACGACGACGCCATCCGCTCCATCCTGCTCTTCTCCGAGCGCGTCGCCGACTCCGTCCTCGAGGGCCGCCAGTCCTTCCAGGACAAGGGCGACAACGAGCAGATGAAGGCCATGATGGCCGAGAAGATGAACGAGGGCGCCGAAGCCTAG
- a CDS encoding ankyrin repeat domain-containing protein, with protein MNLRVLVPALTMVLCAPALQGGTKLSRAALDGNIAQMTQLMEAGEKVNDIDKWGWTPLLWACYYGQEKAAVLLLERGADPNLLTIKSYGRYQPGTSPLILAAYYGHAKIVKALLDHKADPALKDSKGQTARDYAESFSFAEVVALLPK; from the coding sequence ATGAACCTCCGCGTCCTCGTCCCCGCTTTGACCATGGTCCTCTGCGCCCCGGCGCTGCAGGGTGGCACGAAACTCTCCCGCGCGGCCCTGGACGGCAACATCGCCCAGATGACCCAGCTCATGGAAGCGGGCGAGAAGGTGAACGACATCGACAAGTGGGGCTGGACCCCCCTGCTCTGGGCCTGCTACTACGGCCAGGAGAAGGCCGCGGTCCTCCTCCTGGAGCGGGGCGCCGATCCCAACCTCCTCACCATCAAGTCGTACGGCCGCTACCAGCCCGGCACGTCCCCCCTCATCCTCGCCGCGTACTACGGCCACGCGAAGATCGTGAAGGCCCTGCTCGACCACAAGGCCGATCCGGCGCTCAAGGATTCCAAGGGCCAGACCGCCCGGGACTACGCCGAGTCCTTCTCCTTCGCCGAGGTCGTGGCCCTCCTGCCCAAGTAG
- the rpsI gene encoding 30S ribosomal protein S9 yields MAISQNYGTGRRKSCTARVFLRPGTGKVTVNGRTLENYFPNAVLRMVVHQPLVMAELDGKFDLVVTVNGGGPAGQASAIRMGLSRALLGYNDQLKSLLRQAGLLTRDPRMKERKKPGQMGARRRFQFSKR; encoded by the coding sequence ATGGCGATTTCCCAGAACTACGGAACCGGCCGCCGCAAGAGCTGCACCGCCCGCGTCTTCCTGCGCCCCGGCACCGGCAAGGTCACCGTGAACGGCCGCACCCTCGAGAACTACTTCCCCAACGCCGTGCTCCGCATGGTCGTGCACCAGCCCCTGGTCATGGCCGAGCTCGACGGGAAGTTCGACCTCGTCGTGACGGTCAACGGCGGCGGCCCCGCCGGCCAGGCTTCCGCCATCCGCATGGGCCTCTCCCGCGCCCTCCTGGGTTACAACGACCAGCTCAAGAGCCTGCTCCGCCAGGCCGGCCTGCTGACCCGCGATCCTCGCATGAAGGAGCGCAAGAAGCCCGGTCAGATGGGCGCCCGTCGCCGCTTCCAGTTCTCGAAGCGCTAG
- the tsf gene encoding translation elongation factor Ts yields MSYTAQDVKALRDKTGLGMMDCKKALEENGGDMEKAIDYLRKKGLAASAAKAGRIAAEGIVEAYIHPGGRVGVLIELNCETDFVARTENFQRLVREIAMHVAAHDPAPQFVGKDEVTADFLAKEKEIATAQAQATGKPAAVVEKIVEGKMNKIFEEVCLLEQKFIMNGDVTVAQHLATKTAEIGEKLSIRRFTKYVLGEGLEKRKDDFAAEVAAQAAAAQQ; encoded by the coding sequence ATGAGCTACACCGCCCAGGACGTGAAGGCCCTCCGCGACAAGACCGGTCTCGGCATGATGGACTGCAAGAAGGCCCTCGAGGAGAACGGCGGCGACATGGAGAAGGCCATCGACTACCTTCGCAAGAAGGGCCTCGCCGCCTCCGCCGCCAAGGCCGGCCGCATCGCCGCCGAAGGCATCGTCGAAGCCTACATCCACCCCGGCGGCCGCGTCGGCGTGCTGATCGAGCTGAACTGCGAGACCGACTTCGTGGCCCGCACCGAGAACTTCCAGCGCCTGGTCCGCGAGATCGCCATGCACGTGGCGGCCCACGACCCCGCGCCCCAGTTCGTCGGCAAGGACGAGGTGACCGCCGATTTCCTGGCCAAGGAAAAGGAGATCGCCACCGCCCAGGCCCAGGCCACCGGCAAGCCCGCCGCCGTCGTCGAGAAGATCGTCGAAGGCAAGATGAACAAGATCTTCGAAGAGGTCTGCCTGCTCGAGCAGAAGTTCATCATGAACGGCGATGTGACCGTCGCCCAGCACCTGGCCACCAAGACCGCCGAGATCGGCGAGAAGCTCAGCATCCGCCGCTTCACCAAGTACGTCCTCGGCGAGGGCCTCGAGAAGCGCAAGGATGACTTCGCCGCGGAAGTGGCCGCCCAGGCCGCCGCCGCCCAGCAGTAG
- a CDS encoding gamma carbonic anhydrase family protein, whose protein sequence is MILPFQGMAPRVGRRVLVAPNATVLGDVVLGDDCSVWFNCVLRGDVNAIRIGARVNIQDFSCLHVTNGRWSLTLEDDVSIAHNVMLHGCIVRRGALVGMSTTIMDGAEVGEGCLVAAGSLLREGFKAPAGTLVAGWPAQVKGEVKAAQRELIQTVSARYVKYKEAYFKDGWPMAVAPEAAFPSPGFADGHEAP, encoded by the coding sequence ATGATTCTGCCCTTCCAAGGCATGGCCCCCCGCGTCGGCCGCCGCGTCCTCGTGGCGCCCAACGCCACGGTCCTCGGCGACGTGGTCCTGGGCGACGACTGCTCCGTGTGGTTCAACTGCGTGCTGCGCGGGGACGTGAACGCCATCCGCATCGGCGCGCGGGTGAACATCCAGGACTTCAGCTGCCTCCACGTCACCAACGGCCGCTGGTCGCTGACCCTGGAGGACGATGTGAGCATCGCCCACAACGTGATGCTCCACGGCTGCATCGTCCGGCGGGGCGCCCTCGTGGGCATGAGCACGACCATCATGGACGGGGCGGAGGTGGGCGAAGGCTGCCTGGTGGCGGCCGGGTCCCTGCTCCGGGAGGGCTTCAAGGCCCCCGCCGGGACCCTGGTGGCGGGGTGGCCGGCCCAGGTGAAGGGCGAGGTGAAGGCCGCCCAGCGGGAGCTGATCCAGACCGTCAGCGCCCGGTACGTGAAGTACAAGGAGGCCTATTTCAAGGACGGCTGGCCCATGGCCGTGGCCCCGGAGGCGGCCTTCCCGAGCCCGGGATTCGCGGACGGCCACGAGGCCCCCTGA
- a CDS encoding GNAT family N-acetyltransferase, translating into MDSPLEANLLWAARRVEDEPGWAVLETPALQAIRTPVPAPVLNLAWGLPSPESLARAWTFFGDRQHRWYLPADADPGPLAGAGYVRVEATREMVLDLAGAAVPPPPAGARVAEAGPEDLAAWSALTGEIFGAGAAAEAAVWRPLLRRVGSVAYLVWMDGAPVATALVTPGEGTGGVHNVATLPAYRGRGLAAAAVGACVARAQAWGLERLALYGSRMGVPVYARMGFRTIGTLGERLSPWAEGAPLNPPSPHP; encoded by the coding sequence ATGGACAGTCCCCTCGAGGCCAACCTGCTCTGGGCCGCGCGCCGGGTCGAGGATGAACCGGGGTGGGCGGTGCTGGAGACGCCGGCCCTCCAGGCCATCCGCACCCCCGTGCCGGCGCCGGTCCTCAACCTGGCCTGGGGGCTGCCCTCGCCCGAAAGCCTGGCCCGGGCCTGGACCTTCTTCGGGGACCGGCAGCACCGGTGGTACCTGCCGGCGGACGCGGACCCCGGCCCCCTCGCCGGCGCCGGCTACGTGCGGGTGGAGGCCACGCGGGAGATGGTGCTGGATCTGGCCGGGGCGGCGGTCCCGCCCCCCCCCGCGGGCGCCCGGGTCGCGGAGGCCGGGCCGGAGGATCTGGCCGCCTGGTCCGCCCTCACGGGGGAGATCTTCGGGGCGGGGGCGGCGGCGGAAGCGGCGGTGTGGCGGCCCCTCCTGCGCCGGGTGGGTTCGGTGGCCTACCTGGTGTGGATGGACGGCGCACCGGTCGCGACGGCCCTCGTCACTCCGGGTGAAGGCACGGGCGGCGTCCACAACGTGGCCACCCTGCCGGCCTATCGGGGCCGGGGCCTGGCCGCGGCGGCCGTCGGGGCCTGCGTGGCCCGGGCCCAGGCCTGGGGCCTGGAACGCCTGGCCCTCTATGGCTCCCGCATGGGCGTCCCGGTGTACGCCCGCATGGGCTTCCGTACGATCGGAACCCTGGGCGAGCGCCTGTCGCCCTGGGCCGAGGGCGCCCCCCTCAATCCCCCTTCACCGCATCCTTGA
- the rplM gene encoding 50S ribosomal protein L13, protein MSTYFPKAQDQINRKWYVVDATGLPVGRLSSAVAEVLSGKNKPTWTPFLDMGDHVVVINAAKAVFTGKKGSQKFYRRTTTQPGSMVEVRADVMKKTFPGRIIESAVKGMLPKGPLGRQMYRKLKVYEGAEHQQQSQQPETLAIKL, encoded by the coding sequence ATGAGCACCTATTTCCCCAAAGCCCAGGATCAGATCAACCGCAAGTGGTACGTCGTCGACGCCACCGGGCTGCCCGTGGGCCGCCTGAGCTCGGCCGTGGCCGAGGTGCTCTCGGGCAAGAACAAGCCCACCTGGACCCCCTTCCTCGACATGGGCGACCACGTCGTGGTGATCAACGCCGCCAAGGCCGTGTTCACCGGCAAGAAGGGCAGCCAGAAGTTCTACCGCCGCACGACGACCCAGCCCGGCTCCATGGTCGAGGTGCGGGCCGACGTCATGAAGAAGACCTTCCCCGGCCGCATCATCGAGAGCGCCGTGAAGGGCATGCTCCCCAAGGGCCCCCTGGGCCGCCAGATGTACCGGAAGCTCAAGGTCTACGAGGGCGCCGAGCATCAGCAGCAGTCCCAGCAGCCCGAAACCCTGGCCATCAAGCTCTAA
- a CDS encoding glycosyltransferase family 2 protein translates to MPEAPRVLAVVPVYNHAATLPGVVQGLLAQDLDVLVVDDGSTDDPLASLGGLPLRSLRLDPNQGKGAALLAAARWAQAEGYDLLLTLDADGQHLPADAPRLLAEARAHWPALVVGNRAMEDEHVPWSSRFGRAFSNGWVRLECGRRLGDTQSGFRAYPVAFLVRTPFLTRRYTFEVEVLVKAAWAGLPIRDVPVRVIYPPAGERISHFRAFRDNARLTALHTWLVTCRLWALATGRSYLGRRATTSAKEKDSA, encoded by the coding sequence GTGCCTGAGGCGCCCCGGGTCCTGGCCGTCGTGCCCGTGTACAACCATGCGGCCACCCTGCCGGGTGTCGTCCAGGGCCTCCTGGCGCAGGACCTGGACGTGCTCGTCGTGGACGACGGCAGCACCGACGATCCCCTGGCGTCCCTCGGGGGGCTGCCCCTGCGTTCGCTCCGCCTCGACCCCAACCAGGGCAAGGGCGCCGCGCTCCTGGCCGCCGCCCGGTGGGCCCAGGCGGAGGGCTACGACCTCCTCCTGACCCTGGACGCGGACGGCCAGCACCTCCCCGCCGATGCGCCCCGCCTCCTCGCCGAAGCCCGGGCCCACTGGCCGGCCCTCGTGGTGGGGAACCGGGCCATGGAGGACGAGCACGTGCCCTGGTCCAGCCGGTTCGGGCGGGCCTTCTCCAATGGGTGGGTGCGCCTGGAGTGCGGCCGGCGCCTGGGGGACACCCAGAGCGGGTTCCGGGCCTATCCCGTCGCGTTCCTCGTCCGCACGCCCTTCCTGACCCGCCGCTACACCTTCGAGGTGGAGGTGCTCGTGAAGGCGGCCTGGGCGGGCCTTCCCATCCGGGACGTCCCCGTGCGGGTGATCTACCCGCCGGCCGGCGAGCGGATCTCCCATTTCCGGGCCTTCCGGGACAACGCCCGGCTCACCGCCCTCCACACCTGGCTGGTGACGTGCCGTCTGTGGGCGCTGGCGACGGGCCGGTCCTACTTGGGCAGGAGGGCCACGACCTCGGCGAAGGAGAAGGACTCGGCGTAG
- a CDS encoding pyridoxal phosphate-dependent aminotransferase, which yields MSEHLVPSRRGLPGNDPIFALDAEARRRKLAGETVVNATLGALTGDDGRLVILEPVMRAWADLTPAEVAPYAPIAGDPAFLDALVARHWPGEACRSGCATPGGSGALGLSARAFLEPGMAVLAAGPCWGPYRTLAGEAGCGLVTAPFPEPGRPLDLAAWEAAASALLARQGRLLVWLNDPCHNPTGRSLSAADRQALHGLLEALAARGPATLLLDLAYQDYTPDPAHVRAALDDHARLGRAGRVLAGACLSLSKALTLYGGRGGALAFPWTDDADLRAALGACCRGLWSNAPRAPQAVLLRLLGDPALREALAAAHRTWSEILRSRAAALDAAMRAEGLDGITWQGGFFTALPGDPGGSLAARLKDQGVFVVPLPEGMRVGLCALRADEAPSFARALKAASSLV from the coding sequence GTGTCCGAACATCTGGTTCCCAGCCGCCGGGGCCTGCCCGGCAACGACCCCATCTTCGCCCTGGACGCCGAGGCCCGGCGCCGCAAGCTGGCGGGTGAAACGGTGGTCAACGCCACCCTGGGCGCCCTGACCGGCGATGACGGCCGCCTGGTCATCCTCGAGCCCGTCATGCGGGCCTGGGCGGACCTGACCCCGGCCGAGGTGGCCCCCTACGCGCCCATCGCCGGGGACCCGGCCTTCCTGGACGCCCTCGTGGCCCGGCACTGGCCCGGCGAGGCCTGCCGTTCCGGCTGCGCCACCCCGGGCGGCAGCGGCGCCCTCGGCCTCTCGGCCCGCGCCTTCCTGGAGCCGGGCATGGCCGTCCTGGCCGCGGGTCCCTGCTGGGGCCCCTACCGGACCCTGGCCGGAGAGGCCGGCTGCGGCCTCGTCACCGCCCCCTTCCCCGAACCGGGCCGCCCCCTCGATCTCGCCGCCTGGGAGGCCGCGGCCTCGGCCCTCCTCGCCCGCCAGGGCCGGCTCCTCGTGTGGCTCAACGATCCCTGCCACAACCCCACCGGGCGCAGCCTCAGCGCCGCCGACCGGCAGGCCCTCCATGGCCTGCTGGAGGCCCTGGCGGCCCGGGGTCCCGCCACCCTCCTCCTGGACCTGGCCTACCAGGACTACACGCCGGACCCCGCCCACGTGCGGGCGGCCTTGGACGACCACGCGCGCCTGGGCCGGGCCGGCCGGGTCCTGGCGGGGGCCTGCCTCTCCCTCTCCAAGGCCCTCACCCTGTACGGCGGCCGGGGCGGCGCCCTCGCCTTCCCGTGGACCGACGACGCCGATCTCCGGGCGGCCCTGGGCGCCTGCTGCCGGGGCCTCTGGTCCAACGCCCCGCGGGCCCCCCAGGCCGTGCTGCTGCGCCTCCTCGGCGACCCCGCCCTGCGGGAGGCCCTCGCGGCGGCCCACCGGACCTGGTCCGAGATCCTGCGGAGCCGCGCGGCGGCCCTCGACGCGGCCATGCGGGCCGAAGGCCTGGACGGCATCACCTGGCAGGGCGGGTTCTTCACCGCGCTGCCCGGCGATCCGGGCGGAAGCCTGGCGGCCCGCCTCAAGGACCAGGGCGTCTTCGTCGTGCCCCTGCCCGAGGGCATGCGCGTGGGCCTCTGCGCCCTGCGCGCGGATGAGGCCCCCTCCTTTGCTCGGGCGCTGAAGGCCGCTTCCAGCCTGGTTTGA
- a CDS encoding phosphopantetheine-binding protein, whose product MMPPVTPHEIKCLVIQSLGLEDLTPEAIGDAQPLFQGGLGLDSIDALELSIALRARYGVEIGEAGPFQGRLDTAANLAAWVNQRREGLLC is encoded by the coding sequence ATGATGCCCCCCGTCACGCCCCATGAGATCAAGTGCCTCGTCATCCAGTCCCTCGGCCTGGAGGACCTGACGCCGGAGGCCATCGGCGACGCCCAGCCCCTCTTCCAGGGGGGCCTGGGGCTCGATTCCATCGATGCCCTGGAGCTGAGCATCGCCCTGCGGGCGCGGTACGGGGTGGAGATCGGGGAGGCGGGCCCCTTCCAGGGGCGGCTGGACACGGCCGCGAATCTGGCGGCCTGGGTGAACCAGCGGCGCGAAGGCCTGCTATGCTGA
- a CDS encoding polysaccharide deacetylase family protein yields MRFPLSAAHLTGLAAFQLALGLLFVDPRLAAIPLAAFVLLTLLAPLFPAFPYFLPIVTHGDRRRPRVALSFDDGPDPEVTPRVLDLLDEAGVKAVFFMVARKAEAHPDLVREVLARGHAVGNHSLRHDTLLMLKGPRALRADIVESQAVFRRLGVVPRAFRPPVGITNPDLWNVLLDEGLFCMNFSCRAGDLGNRRVQGLAARILGRVRPGDLLLLHDGRPPRLDVDQLLGELRALLQGLRARNLELVPPGVLVGRELMARAEGAGIAERFYDDLAEGYDAEQFESPVARSRTLEQRLFRAHWPRLSLGAGRVLEVGAGTGIFTLEIAAACREVHALDLSERMLEQLRRKAERAGLSNIVTRQGDAERLPLEGPYSVLCAFLAFEYFHDLPGFLKRVGPHMEPGARLYFCTARRSFFRFWTQVGNAMRQGIWLRARSRREVEAMLREAGIEVVRIEGHLLKVAGLGGMLLEVEGRWPETPRA; encoded by the coding sequence ATGCGATTCCCCCTGTCCGCGGCCCACCTGACCGGTCTGGCCGCCTTCCAGCTGGCGCTCGGCCTCTTGTTCGTTGATCCGCGCCTGGCGGCGATCCCGCTGGCCGCCTTCGTCCTCCTCACGCTCCTCGCGCCCCTCTTTCCCGCCTTCCCGTACTTCCTGCCCATCGTCACCCACGGCGACCGGCGGCGGCCCCGGGTGGCCCTCAGCTTCGACGACGGGCCCGATCCCGAGGTGACCCCCCGCGTTCTCGACCTGCTGGACGAGGCCGGCGTCAAGGCGGTGTTCTTCATGGTGGCCCGGAAGGCCGAGGCCCACCCGGACCTGGTGCGCGAGGTGCTGGCCCGGGGGCACGCCGTGGGCAACCACAGCCTGCGCCACGACACCCTCCTCATGCTCAAGGGGCCCCGGGCCCTGCGGGCGGACATCGTCGAATCCCAGGCCGTCTTCCGGCGCCTGGGGGTCGTGCCCCGGGCCTTCCGGCCCCCCGTCGGCATCACGAACCCCGACCTCTGGAACGTGCTCCTGGACGAGGGTCTCTTCTGCATGAACTTCAGCTGCCGGGCCGGTGACCTGGGCAACCGCCGCGTCCAGGGCCTTGCCGCCCGCATCCTGGGCCGGGTGCGCCCCGGGGACCTCCTCCTCCTCCACGACGGCCGGCCCCCGCGCCTGGACGTCGACCAGCTGCTGGGCGAGCTGAGGGCGCTCCTGCAGGGGCTGCGGGCCCGGAACCTGGAGCTCGTGCCTCCCGGCGTCCTGGTCGGGCGGGAGCTCATGGCCCGCGCCGAAGGGGCCGGCATCGCCGAGCGCTTCTACGACGATCTGGCCGAGGGCTACGACGCCGAGCAGTTCGAGAGTCCCGTCGCCCGGTCCCGCACCCTGGAGCAGCGCCTCTTCCGGGCCCACTGGCCCCGCCTCTCCCTGGGCGCGGGCCGGGTGCTGGAGGTGGGCGCGGGCACGGGCATCTTCACCCTGGAGATCGCCGCGGCCTGCCGGGAAGTGCACGCCCTGGACCTGTCGGAGCGCATGCTCGAGCAGCTTCGCCGCAAGGCGGAGCGGGCCGGCCTGTCCAACATCGTGACCCGCCAGGGCGACGCGGAGCGCCTGCCCCTGGAGGGCCCCTATTCCGTCCTGTGCGCCTTCCTCGCCTTCGAGTATTTCCACGACCTGCCCGGCTTCCTCAAGCGGGTGGGCCCCCACATGGAGCCGGGGGCGCGCCTGTACTTCTGCACGGCCAGGCGCTCCTTCTTCCGGTTCTGGACCCAGGTGGGCAACGCCATGCGCCAGGGCATCTGGCTGCGGGCCCGGAGCCGCCGGGAGGTGGAGGCCATGCTGCGCGAGGCGGGCATCGAGGTGGTGCGGATCGAAGGGCACCTGCTCAAGGTGGCGGGCCTGGGCGGCATGCTGCTGGAGGTGGAGGGCCGCTGGCCGGAGACGCCCCGTGCCTGA
- a CDS encoding lysophospholipid acyltransferase family protein gives MSRTLRRWLKILVSGALFALLAIGGALASFLVLPFLALRRGDPAAAQARSARMISRFFRGFVLGLEGSGILRVEAEDLPGMEALGGSLVLADHPSYLDIVILIALLPGAICVVKEGVWRNPFFGPLVRSAGFIPNIDPERTLASGQAALAAGKTLIIFPDGTRTLPGQRRRFHRGSAHLALASGAPIFAFHITADPPLLAKGHRWYHIPAETVVFRIRSARALPRPEGLPAGDPLGRRSRRLTQALEGLFQQAPHDAPRHAP, from the coding sequence ATGTCGCGCACCCTCAGGAGATGGCTGAAGATCCTCGTGAGCGGAGCCTTGTTCGCCCTGCTGGCCATCGGGGGCGCCCTGGCCTCCTTCCTCGTCCTGCCCTTCCTGGCCCTCCGGCGGGGGGACCCCGCCGCCGCCCAGGCCCGCTCCGCCCGGATGATCAGCCGGTTCTTCCGGGGCTTCGTCCTGGGACTGGAGGGGTCGGGCATCCTGCGGGTGGAGGCGGAGGACCTGCCTGGCATGGAGGCCCTGGGGGGGTCCCTCGTCCTGGCCGACCACCCCTCGTACCTGGACATCGTCATCCTCATCGCCCTGCTGCCGGGCGCCATCTGCGTGGTCAAGGAGGGGGTCTGGCGCAATCCCTTCTTCGGGCCCCTCGTGCGCAGCGCGGGGTTCATCCCCAACATCGATCCCGAGCGGACGCTGGCCTCGGGGCAGGCCGCCCTCGCCGCCGGCAAGACCCTCATCATCTTCCCGGACGGCACCCGCACGCTCCCGGGGCAGCGGCGGCGGTTCCACCGGGGTTCGGCCCATCTGGCCCTGGCCTCGGGCGCCCCCATCTTCGCCTTCCACATCACCGCCGACCCGCCCCTCCTGGCCAAGGGGCACCGGTGGTACCACATCCCGGCGGAGACGGTCGTCTTCCGCATCCGCAGCGCGCGGGCCCTGCCGCGCCCGGAGGGCCTCCCCGCGGGGGACCCCCTGGGCCGGAGGTCCCGCCGGCTCACCCAGGCCCTCGAGGGCCTCTTCCAGCAGGCTCCGCATGATGCCCCCCGTCACGCCCCATGA
- a CDS encoding YqiA/YcfP family alpha/beta fold hydrolase, translating to MTPLVYLHGFASGPGGSKGTHCRRWAEARGLPFHAPDLNLPDFEHLTVTAQVEAVETLLAGLPPAVVVGSSLGGLVAAAVAHRGTALRGLILLAPAFGFSLRRLAGPRWAGYRRRGTMPTFHYARNAWTVLQRDLLEDLPAWRDDRTWHLSVPVAILHGRRDEAVPLAESEAFVAANPGADLRVVDDDHGLLDPASLAVLDGLLEAAFQG from the coding sequence GTGACCCCCCTCGTATACCTGCACGGCTTCGCGTCCGGCCCCGGCGGCAGCAAGGGCACCCACTGCCGCCGGTGGGCCGAGGCGCGGGGCCTCCCCTTCCACGCCCCCGACCTGAACCTGCCGGATTTCGAGCACCTGACGGTGACGGCTCAGGTGGAGGCGGTGGAGACGCTGCTGGCTGGCCTGCCCCCGGCCGTGGTGGTGGGCAGCAGCCTGGGCGGCCTGGTGGCCGCCGCCGTGGCCCACCGGGGAACGGCCCTGCGGGGCCTCATCCTCCTGGCCCCGGCCTTCGGCTTCTCCCTGCGCCGCCTCGCGGGGCCCCGCTGGGCCGGCTACCGGCGGCGGGGCACCATGCCCACCTTCCACTACGCCCGCAACGCCTGGACGGTGCTCCAGCGGGACCTGCTGGAGGATCTACCCGCCTGGAGGGACGATCGCACCTGGCACCTGTCCGTGCCCGTGGCCATCCTGCACGGCCGGCGGGACGAGGCCGTGCCCCTGGCGGAGAGCGAGGCCTTCGTCGCGGCCAACCCCGGCGCCGACCTGCGCGTGGTGGACGACGACCACGGCCTCCTGGATCCCGCTTCCCTGGCCGTCCTGGATGGCCTCCTGGAGGCGGCTTTCCAGGGCTGA
- the fabD gene encoding ACP S-malonyltransferase: MSKTAWLFPGQGSQAVGMGMALAEAEPAAKAVLREADEALGFTLSTVMAQGPEEVLKLTEHTQPAILTHSTMVVRAYGDRLPRPDFVAGHSLGEYSALVASGALTFADAVRTVRERGQAMQTAVPVGVGAMAAILGAAAADVEAACAQAQSQTGKVAVPANFNGPGQIVIAGHVEGVDAAIELLKARGVRKMMKLPVSAPFHSPLMEPAQAAMAPVLAALAFAKPVCPLANNVDAALVSEPEALRDGLVRQIPGAVRWEALTALLLQQGVTTFYELGPGKVLSGLVKRQAKEAGLEVAAFSIGGPEDLAALA, encoded by the coding sequence ATGAGCAAGACCGCGTGGTTGTTCCCCGGGCAGGGCTCCCAGGCCGTGGGCATGGGCATGGCCCTCGCCGAGGCCGAACCCGCCGCCAAGGCCGTCCTCCGGGAGGCCGACGAGGCCCTCGGCTTCACCCTCTCCACGGTCATGGCCCAGGGCCCGGAGGAGGTGCTCAAGCTCACCGAGCACACCCAGCCCGCCATCCTCACCCACAGCACCATGGTGGTGCGCGCCTACGGCGACCGCCTGCCCCGGCCCGACTTCGTCGCCGGGCACAGCCTGGGCGAGTACAGCGCCCTGGTGGCCAGCGGCGCCCTCACCTTCGCCGACGCCGTGCGCACCGTGCGCGAGCGGGGCCAGGCCATGCAGACCGCCGTGCCCGTGGGCGTGGGGGCCATGGCCGCCATCCTGGGCGCCGCCGCGGCCGACGTGGAGGCCGCCTGCGCCCAGGCCCAAAGCCAGACGGGCAAGGTGGCCGTGCCGGCCAACTTCAACGGCCCCGGCCAGATCGTGATCGCCGGCCACGTGGAGGGCGTGGACGCCGCCATCGAGCTGCTCAAGGCCCGGGGCGTGCGCAAGATGATGAAGCTCCCCGTGAGCGCCCCCTTCCACAGCCCCCTCATGGAGCCCGCCCAGGCCGCCATGGCCCCCGTGCTGGCCGCCCTGGCCTTCGCGAAGCCCGTTTGCCCCCTGGCCAACAACGTGGACGCCGCCCTCGTGAGCGAGCCCGAGGCCCTGCGGGACGGGCTGGTCCGCCAGATCCCCGGCGCCGTGCGCTGGGAGGCCCTCACGGCCCTCCTGCTGCAGCAGGGCGTGACGACCTTCTACGAGCTCGGCCCCGGCAAGGTCCTGAGCGGCCTGGTGAAGCGCCAGGCCAAGGAAGCGGGCCTCGAGGTGGCCGCCTTCTCCATCGGCGGTCCCGAGGACCTGGCCGCCCTGGCGTGA